Sequence from the Streptomyces sp. R33 genome:
ATCCTCGCCGTGATGTAAGACTGTCCCAGTTGACCTGATTCGTTTTTGAGGAGCAGTTCCGTGAGCAACCAGCTCGAGAAGCCCGAGATCGACTTCCCCGAGGGCCCCGTCCCGGCCGACCTCGTCATCGAGGACATCTGGGAGGGCGACGGCGCCGAGGCCACGGCCGGCAACAAGGTCTCCGTCCACTACGTGGGCGTGGCCTTCTCCACCGGTGAGGAGTTCGACGCGTCCTGGAACCGCGGCGCCCCGCTGCAGTTCATCCTGGGCATCGGCCAGGTCATCGCCGGCTGGGACAAGGGTGTCCAGGGCATGAAGGTCGGCGGCCGTCGCAAGCTGACGATCCCCGCCCACCTCGCGTACGGCGACCAGAGCCCGACCCCGGCCATCAAGCCGGGCGAGACGCTGATCTTCGTCTGCGACCTGATGGGTGTCTGATCCCGGCAACCCGTGATCGGTGAAGGGCCCCCGCCGTGAGGCGGGGGCCCTCGCTTTTGCCGGGGACCGCCGGGGCGGTACGGTCAACGGTCAATGCAACTTGTAAGCGGAGAAGGGCGGAAGGGCGTCGATGGCGATTGCCAAGGCCGAGCGGCTGATGAATCTGGCGCTGTGTCTGCTGGGGACCCGTCGGCCGCTGAGCAAGCGTGAGCTGCGCGGTTCCATCGAGGCGTACATGGAGGCCGGCAACGACGAGTCCTTCAACCGCATGTTCGAGCGGGACAAGGACGATCTGCGTGAACTCGGCCTGGTCATCGAGACGGTGGAGAACCTGGAGGGGGAGACCGGATACCTCGCCCGCCGCGACAGCAACCGGCTGCCGCCCGTCTCGCTGGACGCCGAGGAGGCCGCCGCCCTCGGGCTCGCGGCCAAGGTCTGGCAGCAGGCCCGCCTCGCCGGAGCCGCCAGCGGCGCCCTGCAGAAGCTGCGTGCCGGCGGGATGCCGGAGGCCGGGGATCCGTACGAGGGCCAGCACAGCGCCATCGAGCCGCGCATCCCCGTCCACGAGGCGGCCTTCGAACCGCTGATGCTGGCCTGTCGCGACCGCCGGCCGGTGGTCTTCGACTACCGCAAGTCCACCGCCGCGCGCCCCGAGACCCGCCAGGTCGAGCCGTGGGCGCTGGAGTGCTGGCGCGGCCACTGGTACCTGGCCGGCTACGACCGCGACCGCGGGGCGGAGCGCGTGTTCCGGCTCTCCCGGATCACCGGCAAGGTCAAGTCCCGGGCGGCCAAGTACACCGCCGAGGTCCCGGACGTGGTCACCGTACGGGAGACCGTGGCCAGCTGGGCCGGGGAGAGCGCGGACCGCTCCGCGCTGATCCGGCTGCGGGCCGGCGCCGGGTACCCGCTGCGGGCCAAGGCCACCGCCGTGCGCGAGCGCGGGGACGGCTGGGACGAGCTGGAGATCCCGTACGGGCACGGGCTGGACGCCTGGCTGGTCGAGTTCGGGCCGGACGTGGTGGTCGTGGACCCCGCCGACCTGCGGGCGGACGTCGTGGACCGGCTGCGCGCCGTGGCCGAGGGCTGAGCCCGTCCCGGCACGCCCGGACCGCACAGATCGCATCACCGCACCACCGCACCGTTCGCAAGACGTGCCCTGAGGGGGAGACGTACCAGCATGGCTGCCAACGCCATCGACCAGACCCGCCGGATGCTGTCCCTGGTGACGTACCTGCGCGAGCGCCCCGGGGCGCACGTCGCCGACGTCGCCCGCGCCTTCGGGATCACCGAGGACGAGCTGATCTCGGACCTCGACGTGCTGCCCATGTGCGGGACCAGCTTCCGCGGCGGCGACCTGCTCGACATCGACACCGACGGGGAGCGCATCTGGTGGCGCAACCCCGACGCGTCGGGGGAGTCCACCGCCGAGCCGCTGCGCCTCGCCGCCGACGAGGCGACCGCGCTGCTGGTCGCCGCCCGCGCCGTGGCCACGCTGCCGGGGCTGCGCGAGAGCGACCGGGACGCGCTGCTGCGCGCCACCGCGAAGCTGGAGGCGGCCGCCGGCGAGGCGGCCGGGGCCAGCTCCCGGCTGTCGGTGACCTTCGAGGCGGAGGGCGGGGTCTTCGCGGACGTCGACCGGGCCATCGCGGAGCGCCGCCGGCTGTGGCTGCGCTACTACTCGCCGGCGCGGGACGAGCTGACCGAGCGCAAGGTCGACCCGATCCGGCTCTTCGCAGTGGGCCACACGTACATGGAGGGCTGGTGCCACCTCTCCGAGGCCCGGCGCACCTTCCGCCTCGACCGGGTCGCCGAGATCCGGCTGCTGGACGAGCGGGCCGAGCCGCCCGCCATCGAGCCGCGCGACCTGTCCGAGGGGCTCGTCCAGCCGGCCGCCGAGGACCCGGAGGTCGTGGTCGAGGTCGGACCGGGCGGCCGCTGGGTCGCCGAGTACTACCCGCACGACAGCGCCGAGGAGCTGTCCGACGGCGGTCTGCGGATCACGCTGCGCAGCCCGGACCCGGCCTCGCTGCGCCGCCTCGCGCTGCGGCTGGGCCGCGAGGGCCGGATCGTGGCGCCCCTGGAGCTGGCGGACAGCGCGCGGCAGGCGGCCCGGGAGGCCCTCGCCGGGTACGGGGAACCGGGCTGAGCCAGGGGAAGCGGCGGGCCGTGCGGGTGCGGGGCCGCGCCGTACGGGAGCCGTGACGTCCGCACGCTGTGCCGCTGCAAGCTGTGCCGTCAGGAACGAATGGTCTGAGGGGAGCGCCGAGCGATGTCGCCAATGTCTGGGCCACGGGGTGTGCAAGCTGCCGCAGGATCGCCGGGGTGGCCGTCCACGGTCGGGCCGGTCTCCTTCAAGGCAGCCTGTTCCGACTGCCGCGCCCGCTTCGAGCTGGACGCGGGGTCCCTGCGGCTGGTGATCGGCGGGAGCCGGCGGACCACGTTCTACTCCTTCACCTGTCCCGAGTGCGGGGCCTCCGTGAGAAAACCGGCCGGCGAGCGCATCGTGGAACTGCTGACCGGGGGCGGCGTGAGCACCCTGCGCAGCATCTGAGGCGGCCGGTGGCCTAGGCTCGACCCCATGCTGTGGCCGATGCTCGCAATCGCCCTGGGTTTCCTCGGGCTCGCCGTCCTCGCCGTCCTCGCGGTACGGGTCTTCGTCGAGGTGCGGCGGCTGTCCGGCCAGGTCGAGCTGGCCAGCCGGCGGATCGCTGACGCCTCGGGGGACCTGGAGCGCGCGGCCACGGATCTGGCGCGCGCGGGCGGCGCCGCCCGGCCGTGACCCGCAGGTCTGCGGCCCGCACGCGTATGGAAAGTGCGCCGCGGGACCCGTACCGTCGGTCGCAGCCGTACGCAAGGCGGGATACCCCCGGGGATTGCCGGGCGTTAACCCCAGGGGGTTACGATCCTTTCCTGAGCGGCCACGGACCCCGGTCCGCGGCCGCCGACACCACAACCAGCCGTTTCGGTGAGAAGGAAGACACACATGATCGGCAATCTGAAGCCCCTCGAGATCCTTCTGATCATCGCTGTCATCGTGCTGCTGTTCGGTGCGAAGAAGCTCCCCGAGATGGCCCGCTCCCTCGGCAAGTCGGCCCGCATCCTCAAGAGCGAGGCCAAGGCCATGAAGAACGACGGCGCGGCCGACGACGTCGGCACCGCCGCGACGGTCGCCGACCAGACCCCGCAGCAGGCGACCGCCCCGCGCACCATCAAGGCCGCTCCCGGCGACGTGACCAGCTCGCGTCCCGTCAACGAGCCGAACCACACCACCCAGGGCTGACCGTCCGGCCGCCGGGCTGCCGGCCCGCGGTCGCGATCACGCCGGTCATCTGCAACGAGACAAGGGACGTGGGTTGCTCAAGTCTGCCCGCAAGCAGGAGAAGCAAAGCAAGCAGGAGAAGGACGCCGAAGGGCGGATGCCTCTTGTCGAGCACCTGCGTGAGCTGAGAAACCGCCTGCTGAAGTCGGTCCTGGCGATCCTCGTGATCACCGCCGTGGCGGCGTTCTACTACAAGAACCTCATCGACTTCATGCTGAAGCCGATGCTGGACTCCGTCGGCTGCACCGGCGGGGTCGTCTCGCAGCGCAACGGCCGGCCCTGCGCCGACATGACCGTGAACGGCCTCATCGCCCCGTTCTCGATCGCCCTCAAGGTCTCGCTCACCGCCGGTGTGGTGCTCTCGGCGCCGGTGTGGCTCTACCAGCTCTGGGCCTTCGTCGCCCCCGGCCTGCACAAGCACGAGAAGCGCTACGCGACGGCCTTCGTCGCCGTCGGCGCTCCGCTGTTCGGCGCCGGTGCGGTACTCGCGTACAAGCTGCTGCCGAAGACCGCGCAGATCCTCCTCGAGTTCACCCCCGACAACGCGCGCAACCTGCTCCCGGTCGACGACTACCTCGACCTGGTCACGCGCATGGTCGTCGTCTTCGGCCTCGCCTTCGAGCTGCCGCTGCTGCTGATCCTGCTGAACTTCACCGGGGTCCTCACCGCGAAGCGGCTGGCGAGCTGGTGGCGGGCCATGGTGCTGGGCATCACGATCTTCGCCGCGTTCGCCACGCCCACCGGCGACCCGCTGACCATGCTGTCGCTGGCCGCGCCGATCATCGCCCTCTACTTCATCGCCCTCGGGATCTGCCTGGTCAACGACCGCAGGCGGCGCCGGGGGAACCCCGACGCGCTGCTCGACGACGACGAGGCGGCGGAGCTAGACCTCACGCCCGCGCCGATCGGTGAGCTGGAGGCCGTCCAGGCCCCGACCGCGCTGCCCGAGCAGGCCGACGGGAGCCGCAGGCAGATCAACGGTTACGACGACGCGACCTGACAGGTACATTCCGGTGCGTGAGCGCTGAGATCACCCTCCTCGTCAATCCCACCGCGGGCCGCGGCCGGGGCGCGCACGCCGCGCAGCCGGCCGCTTCCGCGCTCCGGGCCGCCGGATTCTCCGTACGGACGGTCCTCGGCGCCGATGCCGCGGACGCGCTGTCCCGGCTGCGCACCGCCGTGCGCGAGGGCACCGGGGCGGTGATCGCCGTCGGCGGCGACGGCGTAGTCTCGCTGGCCCTGCAGGCCCTGGCCGGGACGCTGGTGCCGCTCGGGGTGGTCGCCGTGGGCACCGGGAACGACTTCGCGCGGGCCATGGGACTGCCCGTGGGGGAGCCCGCGCAGGCGGGGCGGCTGGCCGCCGAGGCGCTCAAGGAGGGCCGGATCCGCGAGATCGACCTCGGACGGGTGTCCCGGGCGGGCGCCGGGGCCGACGGCGGGACCTGGTACGGGACCGTGCTGTGCTCCGGCTTCGATTCGCGGGTCAACGACCGCGGCAACCGGATGCGGCTCCCGGCGGGCCGGTTCAAGTACGACCTGGCGATCCTCGCGGAGCTGGCCGCGTTCCGGCCGTTCCCGTACCGGATCACCCTCGACGACGGTCCGGTGATCGAGACCGAGGCCACGCTGGTCGCCGTCGGCAACGGGACCTCGTACGGGGGCGGCATGCGCATCTGCGCCGACGCCGTCCCGGACGACGGGCTCTTCGACGTCGTGGTCGTCGGCGACTGCAGCCGGGCCACCCTGCTGAAGGTGTTCCCGCAGGTCTACAAGGGGACGCACCTCGGCCACCCGAAGGTGACCGTCCACCGGGCGGCGAAGATCACGCTGGAGGCCGCCGGGATCACCGCGTACGCGGACGGCGAGCCGCTCGGGCCGCTGCCGGTGAGCGCCGACTGCGTCCCGGGTGCCCTGCGGCTGCTGGCCTAGCGCCGGCCCGGCGGTGGCTGTGCGGTCCGTATAAATGATCGCGACTGTTGTCAGGGGCGACGGGTAGGCTCGAGAACAAGATGACCGAAGAACTCTCACCCGCCGAGCGGTACGCCGCTGCCCGGATCCGCGCCGCCGAAGAGGCCAGTGCTCTGCACCCCTTCCGCGAGATGTACGAATTCGACCTGGACCCGTACCAGGTCGACGCCTGCAAGGCACTGGAGGCCGGCAAGGGCGTCCTCGTGGCCGCCCCGACCGGCTCGGGCAAGACGATCGTCGGCGAGTTCGCCGTACACCTGGCCCTGCAGCAGGGCCGCAAGTGCTTCTACACGACGCCCATCAAGGCCCTGTCGAACCAGAAGTACGCCGACCTCGTCAAGCGCTACGGCGCCGCCAAGGTGGGCCTGCTGACCGGTGACAACAGCGTCAACTCCGAGGCGCCCGTGGTCGTGATGACCACCGAGGTGCTCCGCAACATGCTCTACGCGGGCTCGCAGTCGCTGCTCGGCCTCGGGTACGTCGTGATGGACGAGGTGCACTACCTCTCCGACCGGTTCCGCGGAGCCGTCTGGGAGGAAGTGATCATCCACCTCCCCGAGTCGGTGACGCTGGTGTCCCTGTCGGCCACCGTGTCCAACGCCGAGGAGTTCGGCGACTGGCTCGACACCGTGCGCGGCGACACCGAGGTGATCGTCTCCGAGGAGCGGCCCGTCCCGCTGTGGCAGCACGTCATGGCAGGCCGCCGGATCTACGACCTCTTCGAGGAGGAGTCCGACCACGGAGGCCGCGGCTCCGCGCGCCGCGAGGTCAACCCCGACCTGCTGCGCATGGCGCGCGAGGAGAACACCCGCACGTACAGCCCGAAGGACCGGCGGCGCGGCAAGATGGTCCGCGAGGCCGACCGCGAGCGCGAGCGGCGCTCCCGCGGCCGGATCTGGACCCCGAGCCGCCCCGAGGTCATCGCCCGCCTCGACGGCGACGGGCTGCTGCCCGCCATCAACTTCATCTTCAGCCGGGCCGGCTGCGAGGCCGCCGTCCAGCAGTGCCTGTTCGCCGGCCTGCGGCTCAACGACGACACGGCCCGCCTGAAGGTGCGCGAGATCGTCGAGGAGCGGACCGCGTCCATCCCCGCCGAGGACCTGCACGTCCTGGGGTACTACGAGTGGCTCGAAGGCCTGGAGCGGGGCATCGCCGCGCACCACGCCGGCATGCTGCCCACCTTCAAGGAGGTCGTGGAGGAGCTGTTCGTCCGCGGCCTGGTCAAGGCCGTCTTCGCCACCGAGACCCTGGCGCTGGGCATCAACATGCCCGCGCGCACGGTGATCCTGGAGAAGCTGGTCAAGTGGAACGGCGAGCAGCACGCCGACATCACCCCCGGCGAGTACACGCAGCTCACCGGCCGGGCCGGGCGGCGCGGCATCGACGTCGAGGGCCACGCCGTGGTCCTGTGGCAGCGCGGCATGGACCCGGCGGGCCTCGCCGGGCTCGCCGGCACCCGTACGTATCCGCTGCGCTCCAGCTTCAAGCCCTCGTACAACATGGCCGTGAACCTGGTCAGCCAGTTCGGGCGGCACCGCTCGCGCGAGCTGCTGGAGACCTCCTTCGCGCAGTTCCAGGCCGACCGCTCGGTCGTCGGGATCTCCCGGCAGGTGCAGCGCAACGAGGAAGGCCTGGACGGCTACCGGCAGGGCATGACCTGCCACCTCGGGAACTTCGAGGAGTACGCGCAGCTGCGCCGCGACCTCAAGGACCGCGAGACGGACCTGGCCAAGCAGGGCGCGGCCCAGCGCCGGGTGCAGGCGGCGAGTTCGCTGGAGAAGCTCAAGCCGGGCGACATCATCCACGTGCCGACCGGCAAGTTCGCCGGGCTCGCGCTGGTCCTGGACCCGGGCGTGCCGGCCGGGCGGGTCAACGGGCACCGCGGGTACGAGTACGCGGAGGGCCCGCGGCCGCTGGTGCTGACCGCGGAGCGGCAGGTCAAGCGGCTCGCCGCGATCGACTTCCCGGTGCCGGTCGAGGCGATCGAGCGGATGCGGATCCCGAAGACGTTCAACGCGCGCTCGCCGCAGTCCCGCCGGGACCTGGCGTCCCAACTGCGGGCCAAGGCCGGGCACATCACGCCGGAGCGCCGGGGCCGCGGCCGGGCCGCCGCGGCCGACGACCGCGAGATCACCCGGCTGCGCGCCGAGTTGCGGGCGCACCCCTGCCACGGCTGCGACGAGCGCGAGGACCACGCCCGCTGGGCGGAGCGCTACCACCGGCTCAAGCGGGACACCCAGCAGCTGGAGCGCCGTATCGAGGGCCGGACGAACACGATCGCCCGCACCTTCGACCGGATCCACGCGCTGCTCACCGAGCTGGACTACCTGCGCGAGGACGAGGTCACCGTGCACGGCAAGCGGCTCGCCCGGCTGTACGGGGAGCTCGACCTGCTGGCGTCCGAATGCCTGCGCGCCGGGGTCTGGGAAGGCCTGACCCCGGCCGAACTGGCCGCCTGCGTCTCGGCGTTGGTGTTCGAGGCGCGGCAGTCCGACGATGCGGTGGCGCCGAAGGTGCCGGGCGGCGCGGCGAAGGCGGCGCTCGCCGAGATGGTCCGGATCTGGGGCCGGCTCGACGCGCTGGAGGAGGAGCACCGCATCAACCAGGCGGAGGGCGTAGGCCAGCGCGAGCCGGACCTGGGCTTCGCCTGGGCGGCGTACCAGTGGGCCTCCGACAAGAGCCTGGACGAGGTGCTGCGCGAGGCGGAGATGCCGGCCGGTGACTTCGTGCGCTGGTGCAAGCAGGTCATCGACGTGCTGGGGCAGATCGCGGCAGCGGCTCCCGCGTCGTCCGCTCCGCCCTCCTCGCAGGGCGGGAGCACGGTCGCGCGCAATGCCCGCAAGGCCGTGGACGCACTGCTTCGGGGTGTGGTGGCGTACAGCTCGGTCGGCTAGGCGTTTTTGGAGCTTCCTCCGAAGGTGGTCGTGGCCGGATCTCATCTCTTGCCATGATCACTTCGGGGATGCCCTGTGCGACGATCGGCCCATGACCGGGGGAACGGCCGAAAGGCCGAGACGGGTCGGCCGGCCGCGTGCCCTTTCGGGTGCGGCCGGCCAGCAGCCGGCCGCCGCGCGAGGAACTCCTGTGCGCGGCGGCCGCGCTGTTCACCGTCCGGGGGTACGCGGCACTAGGTTCCGGTTTCCCAGCCCGCGAGGTCGTCCCAGGCCCGTAGGGACAGGCCGCTCTCGAAGCGGCGCGGGGTGCCCGTCACCGGGTCGGTGAACGACACGGTGCGGGCCAGGAGTTGCAGGGGCCTGCGGTAGTCGTCCGGGGCCGGGTCGGTGACCTGCGGGTACACCGGATCGCCCAGGATCGGCAGGCCCAGGCTGTTCATGTGCACCCGCAGCTGGTGGGTGCGGCCGGTGTGCGGGGTCAGCCGGTAGCGGCCCAGTTCCCCCCGGGTGCCGAGGAGTTCGACCAGGCTCTCGGCGTTCGGCTCGGCGCCCGGGACCTCGGCCGCGGCCATGACCCCGCGGATCTTCTCGATGTGGCTGCGGACCGTGCGGGGGAGGACGACCGCCGGGTCGTGGCGGGCGAGCGCCTCGTACTCCTTGCGGACCTGCCGCTCCTGGAACAGCAGCTGGTACGCGCCGCGGTCCTCGGGGCGGATGCTGAACATCACCAGCCCGGCGGTCAGCCGGTCCAGCCGGTGCGCCGGGCTGAGCTCGGGCAGGTCGAGCTCCGCGCGGAGCCGGGCCAGGGCGGTCTGCGTGATGTGGCTGCCGCGCGGGGTGGTCGCCAGGAAGTGCGGCTTGTCCACGACCAGGAGGTGCGCGTCCCGGTGGACGACGCGGATCGGGAACGGGACGGGCGGCTCCGGTTCCATGTCCCGGTGGAACCAGAGGTAGGCGCCGGGCTCGTACGGGTCCTGCGGACGCAGCACCCGCCCGCCCGGGCCGAACACCCGCCCGGCGCGCAGCAGGTGCGCGATGGACTCGGCGCCGCGGGTGCCGGCGTAGCGCTCGGCGAGGTAGCCGCCGAGGTCCGGCCACCGCCCGTCGGGGTCGGCGGGCAGCCGCAGCCGGACCGGGTCGATGCCGGCGACCTGGGGGAGGGGCGAGGGGGGTGCCTGGGCTCTGCGTCTCATCGGGGTCCAGGCTATGTGCCTATTGCTTGGTGAAGGTGCCCAGGTGGGTGGCGTCCAGGTACTCGATGCGGACCGTACCGTCCTTGAAGAACACCCCGGTGCGGCCGACCGCGTTCTCGCCGGAGGTCACGTAGCTGAACGTGTCCCCGTCGTAGTGGGTGAGCGGGAAGCGCATCGGCTTCGGGCCGAGGGAGAGGGTGAGTCCGCCCTTGCCGCTGCTGTTCGCCGTCACGGTCAGCTTCCCGTAGTACGGGCTGACGTAGGTCCCGGTGTACGCGCTGTCGGCGCGGGCCGGCTTCGCGCCCGCGGGCGGGTGCGCGTAGTCGGTGGCGGAGGGGCCGGGGCCGAGTTGCTGGGCGTACAGCTCGGCGAAGAGGGGCAGCCAGTCGGTGGTCGGCGCGCCGTGCTCGGCGGTGTCGAAAAAGTCCATCGCGATGGCGTCGGCCATGCCGACCGGGGCGCCGTTGGTGAGGACGACGATGCCGAGCTTCTCCAGCGGGAGCAGCGTGACGTTGGTGTTGGCGCCGAGTTCGAAGCCGCCGGAGTGGCTCAGGCGCAGCCGGCCCGCATCGTCGTACGAGACGTTCCAGCCGAGCCCGTAGAAGCCGGTGTGGTCCAGGGGCGGGGTCGGCGCCTGCGACACGATGTGCGGCAGGCGCGTGGCCGCCAGGGTGTCGGCGGGAATGATCCGCTTCCCGTCGAGGGTGCCGCCGGCGAGCTGGAGGCGCAGCCAGCGGGCCATGTCGGTGGCGGTGGAACTCACGCCGCCGGCCGGTGCCTGGGCGTCGGGGTCGCGCACGAAGCGGGGCGACCAGGTCCCGTCCGGGTTCTTGACGTGGGTGGCCGCGTGGTCGGGGGCGTTGATGAAGGCCGAGAACTCGGTGCTGGTGTGCGTCATCCCGGCGGGCTTGAACAGGGTGTCCTGGCTGAGCTTCTCCCAGGTCGTGCCCTTCTGCCGGGCGACGGCCTCGGCGGCGGCGGTGAGGCCGAAGTTGGTGTAGTTGTAGCTCGCGCGGAAGGGGGTGAGAGCCTCCAGGCGGAGGTGGTCGAGGATGTACGCCTGGTCGTAGCCGAGGTCTTCGAGGAGGTCCCCGGCGTGGTCGGGGAGGCCGCTGCGGTGCGAGAAGAGGTCGGCGGTGGTGACGTGGCCGGTGACCCAGGTGTCCTTCAGCGCGAAGCCGGGGAGTTCGGTGCGGTCGTTCCAGTCGGCGGGGTCCTTGAGGGCGCCGGCCACCACCGTGGAGGAAATCGGTTTGGAGACGGACGCGACCTGGAAGACGGTGTCGGGGCCGATGGCGCCGGGGGCGTCGGTGCGGCGGACGCCGAAGCCCTTGAGGTAGACGACCTTGTCGTCGTGGACGACGGCGACGGCGGCCCCGGGGACCCCGGTGCTGTGCATGACATCGGTGACGAACCCGGGCAGGCGCGCGAGCGCCTTGTCCACTTCCGCGTCGGTGATCTGCGGCTTGGGCGCGGGCGGCGGGGTGGGCGCGGCGTGCGCGCCGGCCACCGCCGTTGCCGTGAGGACGGTGGCGGCTCCGGCTGCGCCGAACATGCGGAGCGTACGCATGCCCACATTGTCACGCCGAACGGGTGACCCCGCCGCTCGGAACGGCGGGAGAGCAGCCCGGCGGGTCGGGAACCGCGGGGGACGGTCCCCGGCCGTGTCGGCGGGGCCGGGTACCCGCGGGGTGTGCCCCGGGGACGGGGCGGTGCCCGGGCCGGGTCCGCGGTGCGGTTACGCCGCGGATTCCTGTTCGGCCAGGACCCGGGCGTTCCAGTCACCCTTGATCGCGCGCCAGCCCTCGTCCGTCTCGCCGAGCCGCCAGTAGCCGGAGATCGACAGGCGTTCCTTCGGGACGCTCCGCTCCAGGCGGAGGTGGTGGCGCAGTTCCTTCACGAAGCCGGCCTCGCCGTGGACGAAGGCGTGGACTTCGCGGGAGGGGAACTCGAAGGCCCTGACCGCCTCGACCAGGGTTTCGCCGACCGGGCGGGTGCCGCGGTGGAGCCAGACCGGGACGGTGCCGTCGCGGGTGGCGATCTTCTGCTCGTCCTGCGGGCCCTCCACCTCCACGAACGCGTGCACCCGCGCGCCGGCCGGCATCCGCTCCATCGCGGCCCCGATCGCCGGCAGCGCGCTCTCGTCGCCCACGAGCAGGTGCCAGCCGGCCGCCGGGTCGGGGGCGTAGGCGCCGCCCGGGCCGAGGAAGCGGACCAGTTCGCCCGGCTGGACGCGCGCCGCCCAGGGGCCGGCCAGGCCCTCGTCGCCGTGGACGACGAAGTCGAGCGTCAGCTCCAGGTGGGCCGGGTCCCAGGACCGGACCGTGTACGCACGCTGGCG
This genomic interval carries:
- a CDS encoding FKBP-type peptidyl-prolyl cis-trans isomerase, with product MSNQLEKPEIDFPEGPVPADLVIEDIWEGDGAEATAGNKVSVHYVGVAFSTGEEFDASWNRGAPLQFILGIGQVIAGWDKGVQGMKVGGRRKLTIPAHLAYGDQSPTPAIKPGETLIFVCDLMGV
- a CDS encoding YafY family protein, coding for MAIAKAERLMNLALCLLGTRRPLSKRELRGSIEAYMEAGNDESFNRMFERDKDDLRELGLVIETVENLEGETGYLARRDSNRLPPVSLDAEEAAALGLAAKVWQQARLAGAASGALQKLRAGGMPEAGDPYEGQHSAIEPRIPVHEAAFEPLMLACRDRRPVVFDYRKSTAARPETRQVEPWALECWRGHWYLAGYDRDRGAERVFRLSRITGKVKSRAAKYTAEVPDVVTVRETVASWAGESADRSALIRLRAGAGYPLRAKATAVRERGDGWDELEIPYGHGLDAWLVEFGPDVVVVDPADLRADVVDRLRAVAEG
- a CDS encoding YafY family protein, producing MAANAIDQTRRMLSLVTYLRERPGAHVADVARAFGITEDELISDLDVLPMCGTSFRGGDLLDIDTDGERIWWRNPDASGESTAEPLRLAADEATALLVAARAVATLPGLRESDRDALLRATAKLEAAAGEAAGASSRLSVTFEAEGGVFADVDRAIAERRRLWLRYYSPARDELTERKVDPIRLFAVGHTYMEGWCHLSEARRTFRLDRVAEIRLLDERAEPPAIEPRDLSEGLVQPAAEDPEVVVEVGPGGRWVAEYYPHDSAEELSDGGLRITLRSPDPASLRRLALRLGREGRIVAPLELADSARQAAREALAGYGEPG
- the tatA gene encoding Sec-independent protein translocase subunit TatA, whose translation is MIGNLKPLEILLIIAVIVLLFGAKKLPEMARSLGKSARILKSEAKAMKNDGAADDVGTAATVADQTPQQATAPRTIKAAPGDVTSSRPVNEPNHTTQG
- the tatC gene encoding twin-arginine translocase subunit TatC; the encoded protein is MLKSARKQEKQSKQEKDAEGRMPLVEHLRELRNRLLKSVLAILVITAVAAFYYKNLIDFMLKPMLDSVGCTGGVVSQRNGRPCADMTVNGLIAPFSIALKVSLTAGVVLSAPVWLYQLWAFVAPGLHKHEKRYATAFVAVGAPLFGAGAVLAYKLLPKTAQILLEFTPDNARNLLPVDDYLDLVTRMVVVFGLAFELPLLLILLNFTGVLTAKRLASWWRAMVLGITIFAAFATPTGDPLTMLSLAAPIIALYFIALGICLVNDRRRRRGNPDALLDDDEAAELDLTPAPIGELEAVQAPTALPEQADGSRRQINGYDDAT
- a CDS encoding diacylglycerol kinase is translated as MSAEITLLVNPTAGRGRGAHAAQPAASALRAAGFSVRTVLGADAADALSRLRTAVREGTGAVIAVGGDGVVSLALQALAGTLVPLGVVAVGTGNDFARAMGLPVGEPAQAGRLAAEALKEGRIREIDLGRVSRAGAGADGGTWYGTVLCSGFDSRVNDRGNRMRLPAGRFKYDLAILAELAAFRPFPYRITLDDGPVIETEATLVAVGNGTSYGGGMRICADAVPDDGLFDVVVVGDCSRATLLKVFPQVYKGTHLGHPKVTVHRAAKITLEAAGITAYADGEPLGPLPVSADCVPGALRLLA
- a CDS encoding DEAD/DEAH box helicase — translated: MTEELSPAERYAAARIRAAEEASALHPFREMYEFDLDPYQVDACKALEAGKGVLVAAPTGSGKTIVGEFAVHLALQQGRKCFYTTPIKALSNQKYADLVKRYGAAKVGLLTGDNSVNSEAPVVVMTTEVLRNMLYAGSQSLLGLGYVVMDEVHYLSDRFRGAVWEEVIIHLPESVTLVSLSATVSNAEEFGDWLDTVRGDTEVIVSEERPVPLWQHVMAGRRIYDLFEEESDHGGRGSARREVNPDLLRMAREENTRTYSPKDRRRGKMVREADRERERRSRGRIWTPSRPEVIARLDGDGLLPAINFIFSRAGCEAAVQQCLFAGLRLNDDTARLKVREIVEERTASIPAEDLHVLGYYEWLEGLERGIAAHHAGMLPTFKEVVEELFVRGLVKAVFATETLALGINMPARTVILEKLVKWNGEQHADITPGEYTQLTGRAGRRGIDVEGHAVVLWQRGMDPAGLAGLAGTRTYPLRSSFKPSYNMAVNLVSQFGRHRSRELLETSFAQFQADRSVVGISRQVQRNEEGLDGYRQGMTCHLGNFEEYAQLRRDLKDRETDLAKQGAAQRRVQAASSLEKLKPGDIIHVPTGKFAGLALVLDPGVPAGRVNGHRGYEYAEGPRPLVLTAERQVKRLAAIDFPVPVEAIERMRIPKTFNARSPQSRRDLASQLRAKAGHITPERRGRGRAAAADDREITRLRAELRAHPCHGCDEREDHARWAERYHRLKRDTQQLERRIEGRTNTIARTFDRIHALLTELDYLREDEVTVHGKRLARLYGELDLLASECLRAGVWEGLTPAELAACVSALVFEARQSDDAVAPKVPGGAAKAALAEMVRIWGRLDALEEEHRINQAEGVGQREPDLGFAWAAYQWASDKSLDEVLREAEMPAGDFVRWCKQVIDVLGQIAAAAPASSAPPSSQGGSTVARNARKAVDALLRGVVAYSSVG
- a CDS encoding RluA family pseudouridine synthase produces the protein MRRRAQAPPSPLPQVAGIDPVRLRLPADPDGRWPDLGGYLAERYAGTRGAESIAHLLRAGRVFGPGGRVLRPQDPYEPGAYLWFHRDMEPEPPVPFPIRVVHRDAHLLVVDKPHFLATTPRGSHITQTALARLRAELDLPELSPAHRLDRLTAGLVMFSIRPEDRGAYQLLFQERQVRKEYEALARHDPAVVLPRTVRSHIEKIRGVMAAAEVPGAEPNAESLVELLGTRGELGRYRLTPHTGRTHQLRVHMNSLGLPILGDPVYPQVTDPAPDDYRRPLQLLARTVSFTDPVTGTPRRFESGLSLRAWDDLAGWETGT
- a CDS encoding serine hydrolase, producing MRTLRMFGAAGAATVLTATAVAGAHAAPTPPPAPKPQITDAEVDKALARLPGFVTDVMHSTGVPGAAVAVVHDDKVVYLKGFGVRRTDAPGAIGPDTVFQVASVSKPISSTVVAGALKDPADWNDRTELPGFALKDTWVTGHVTTADLFSHRSGLPDHAGDLLEDLGYDQAYILDHLRLEALTPFRASYNYTNFGLTAAAEAVARQKGTTWEKLSQDTLFKPAGMTHTSTEFSAFINAPDHAATHVKNPDGTWSPRFVRDPDAQAPAGGVSSTATDMARWLRLQLAGGTLDGKRIIPADTLAATRLPHIVSQAPTPPLDHTGFYGLGWNVSYDDAGRLRLSHSGGFELGANTNVTLLPLEKLGIVVLTNGAPVGMADAIAMDFFDTAEHGAPTTDWLPLFAELYAQQLGPGPSATDYAHPPAGAKPARADSAYTGTYVSPYYGKLTVTANSSGKGGLTLSLGPKPMRFPLTHYDGDTFSYVTSGENAVGRTGVFFKDGTVRIEYLDATHLGTFTKQ